Within Pseudomonas cichorii, the genomic segment TTGATGGCCAGGGTCAGAATCCAGGTGGTGGTCGCCAGCATGAAGGCCGCACTGCGCAACGGGCCGTCAGGCAAGAAACTCCAGAGCAGGGTCGCCCAGGCGGCCAGTGACAGCTCCACCAGCATGCCTGCCGCGCCAATCGCCAGGCGCTGGCGGCGTGCAGTCAGGCGCCAGGCCCCGGTGGTGTCGGTGTACAGCACCGGCCACATCACCAGCAAGGCCACGCCCATACTGGCTACCCTGCAACCGAAACGCTTGCAGGTGTAAGCATGTCCCAGTTCGTGAAGCACCTTGGTACAACCCAGGGTCATGGCTGCCAGCAGCGCGCCTTCAAGGCTGAAGAAGTGCAGGAAGGTATGCACGAAGACGTCCCACTGACGGGCAACCAGGATCAGTCCGGTCAGGGCTGCCATCAATGTCAGAAGGGCAAAGCCGCGACTCATCAACGGTCGCACCCACGGCAATGTACGCTCCAGAAACGCATCGGGATTGACCAGCGGAATACGCACGAACAGGTAGTTGTGCATTAGCCAGCCGGCCCAGCCATGTTTGTTCTGCTGGCTGATCTTGAGCAGCCTGTCGTTGCCTTCCGGCCCTTGGACCTGGACCAGTTGCAGGTTGCCGAGAAACGCCGCAAAGCCTTTGATGTCCTGAATATCCAGGGTCAGGGATGTCTGGGTGTTGACCGCATCCAGCACCTTTTGGCTGTTGCCGGTTTCCCAGCGGGCCAGCATTTCCACTTCGGCCCAGCCAAGCCGGAAGAACTGCCCGCGAGCAGGGTCTTCAAGGGTCCAGCTGGGCGAGCCGTCGCGCAGTCTTGGGCCGCGATGCAGTTTCAGTTCCTGGCGCAGTTGTGGCAGGTCCATGCTTGAAGGGCTGTGCATCACTTACAGCCCCACATGGATACGCAAGGCTGCCAGAGGTCGGCGCAACAGGTAGTAGAACAACACCGTGGGTTCGGCATACAGCTTGGCACTGCCCTTGAGGCCGATGCGGATACGTGGGTCCTGGGTATCGAAGGTGCCTTTCAGTCGATAGGCCATCACGCCATCGGGGTTGACGCTGGCGCGGTAGCCGATGCGTTGCAAGGTCGCATCCAGTGGCGCCGTGGGGTCGGTGTTCAGGAACAGCTTCACCGGTGTCTGCGCTTGCAGGGCAATGGCATCAGCGACGGGGAGCTGGATTTCCAGATCGGCATCCTGAGGTTCGGCGATCAGCATGATGCGTTCTCCCAGATTGACGGGACGACCGATCCAGTCACTGGGATCATCGAAAATCGCGATGCCGTCACGGGGAGCTTCAATGCGCAGGCGATTGAGGTTGGCGGTGTAGAACTCGACATCGTTTCTGGCCTGCTCGCGTCGTCCTTGCAGGGTGGCCAGTGTGGCTTTACTGCGTTCGTCGAACAGCGCCTGTTGCTGAGCCTGACGCAGTTCGGCATCGGCCACGGCGTAGGCCTGTCGAGCCGACTCCAGATGATTGCTTTGCTCGCGGGTATCGAGTTGTACCAGCGGTTGGCCTGCGGTGACTCGCTGGTTCGGCTGAACCAGAATGCGGTCCACTACCGCAGCCAGCGGCGCACGCAGCACGGCCGGGTCCCGTGCAACGATTTCCGCCGGAGCCAATACCGACTGTCGCACCGGTAGCATCAATAATGCGGCTACGGCCAATCCGGCAGCCCACCACAGGCGTTTGCGTCTGCGCAGTGGCTGGCGTTGCGGACGATGCCTCAACAGGCTGCTCCAGGCGTGGCCATAGCAATCCAGCAGCAAGGGCGCCAACAGCCGTTCGGTGTCGCGCAGCGGGACATCGCGACTCAAGAGCAACGCGCCCAGAAGCGGGCCGCCCGCCTTTTGCAACGGCAGCCAGATCAGGCGCTGTGCGCAATACTCGCTCCATTGCGGCTGGTCTTCGGTGGCCACCGTCGAAGCGGTCAGTTCATGGATATGCCGGGCATTGTCGGTCTGTTCCCAGCGACGGCACTGGCGGTTCAGCCAGGTCACCATGGGAGCCTGCTGCTCCACGACGGCCAGCCCCGAGAAGCCTTGTACGGTCTGGGTGTCGCAGCGCCAGAGGATGGCTTGCCGGTATTCGAGCAGCGAGTGGCTGTCGTTGAGCAGAATGAAGCCCAACGCTTGCAGGCTCTCGGCAGCGCGGACTTGCTGCTCCAGTTGGACCAGCAAGGTCAGGTGTTCCATGGAGCGGCTTTGCGCCTGAATCATGACTCACCCGGAGCCGTCAGTTTCGCCACGCCGCTCATGCCCGGCAGCAGGCTTTCATCGCTCTGGGTGATGCGCCCGAATACTTTCACCGACTGGCTGACCGGGTCGATGATCGCGCCGATCCGGCTGATCTGCGCCGGATAGTCCTTGCCGCTTTCGTCCAGATGCACGCTGAAGTTCTGGCCCGGTTTGAGCCAGCGCAACCAGTTGGACGGCACGATCAGTTCCAGCTCATAGGCGCTGTCATCGTAGATGCTCAGCAGCTCCTTGCCTTCCGCGACGTACTCCCAGCGTTGCGCCTTGCGTGCCGCGACTCGCCCCGAGAAGGGCGCAGTGATTGCGCAGCGTCCCAGAATCGCCTGGTTGATACCGCTTTCGGCCCTGGCAACTGCCATGGCCGCCTGGGCCTGGGTCACATCGGCGACGCTGATGGAGTTGAGCTTGTCGAGGCGGTTGGCGACTTCAAGCTTCTTGCGTGCGCCTTCCTGCACGGCGGCGGTACGATTCAACTGCGCCTGATAGACACTGCAATCGAACGCCACCAGCCGGTCGCCTTTCTTGAATCGCTCACCTTCCTTGATGGACAGTTCGGTGATCTTCCCGGCGACTTCGCTGGACAGCGTGGTCTGGGCAATGGCGCTCAGTTGCACGCGCAACACTGGCTGGGTATCAGCAGCATGCGCCATGTTGGCGGCAACGCTGATCAGAATCGCCAGCCAGACTCGCGAATGCTGTCTGATGGAGGCTGGTTCAGCGTGCATTTGTCGTGCTTCCCTGTTCCTTGAGCTCAACGCCTTGCAGCGAACCCAGACTGTCGAACATATCGACCCTGGCAATCGGCGCGATGGCGACCGGGCTGACAGGGGCCGGGCGGCTTTGGGCTGCGGTATTCAGCGGTGTTTCAAAACGCGGGATATGCACCTGACCGCTTGCCAGGTCAACTGCATTGCGGGCGATGGCCTGAGTCAGTTCGGCAATGCTTTCGCCTGCCAGACGCTGGGGCAGGGGATCGAGCCCGGCAGCCTGCTGAATGGCGCCGTAGGTGGCTTGCAGCTCTGCGAAGCTGCGATCACGGGTGCGTTTCGCCAACACGGTTTCGGTTTCGATCCGTACCTTCTCCAGCAGGCTCTGAGCCTGGCTGCTATAGGCACTTTCACTTTGCGCCAGAATGCCGTCCTGCAAGCGTTGCAGCTCGTTGGAACGCTCGAACAACTGGTGGGCGCGCTGGTATTGCTGCCAGGCCACGTTGACCTGGGTCAGCACCGCCATGCGCACCGCCTGACGACGCAGTTCGGCCACGGCTTCGCGGTTTTCGCCAGTCTTCTTGATCGACGAATAGGACAGCACGCTCATCAGGTTCCAGCTGATCTGCATGCCGGCGTCGGCCCATTGTTCATTGACCAGATAGCTGTTGCTGTCACGGTTCAGGCCTGCGAACAGATTGACGCCGGGCAACAGCTTGAGCATTGCCATGCGGGTTTCCAGCACCGCATTGCGGGCCTGATAGGTTTCTTCGCGGATTTCCGGGCGTTGGGTCATGGCCAGGGTTTCCAGATCGTCCAGGCTGTAGGCCACGGCGGGCGCAGTCATGCTGGCATCGTCCGGGACGGCCAAGGTGTACTGGCTGGCAGGCGGAATGTTCATCAAGCCTGCAAGACGTGCCTTGGCCAGCGCCAGTTCCCCATCCAGCACTTCCAGCTGACGAATCATTTCCACCAGGCTTTTCTGGTAGCGCAGCGAGTCGATAGGCGTGAGCAGACGCTCGCGTTCGGTGACACGAGCCTGATCCAGCGCGGCGCGGGCCTGAACCAGTGTGGATTGCACCTGCGGCTTGAGGCGTTGCGCCGTGGCAGCATCCCAGTAAGCGGTACGTACTTGCTGGATGATGTCGGCAATCACCCGGCGACGACGTTCTTCAGCCGCCAGACTCTTGTTGGCCTGGACCTTGGCGCCGAAGTAGCTGATACCGAAATCCAGCACGTTCCACGACAACTGCAAGTCAGCCGTATGGCCGGAACGATCAGAACTGGTGGAAGGCTCAAGGGATTGTGTCCGGGTGCGGACCGATTCACTGGAGGACCCGGCGACATTGTCCCGGCCACGCCAGCCTGCGCGAGCGGCCAGTTGCGGCAGCATCGACAGGTTCTGGGTATCGAGCAGACCTTCTTCCATGGCCTGTTCCATCAGGCCGAGGCGTTGTTGCAGGTTGTATTTCACCGCTCGCGCCATGGCTTCGTTGAGGCTGACCGGTCGGCTCAGGGGCTCTTGCCGGTCGAACATCTTGCTGCGGTCGGCACTGGCCTGGGCCAGTTGCTGGTCCAGGCTGACAGGTTCGGGTTTGACCGCACAGGCGCTCAGGCCGGCAATGATGCAGCCGATGGTCAGGCACAGGACGGTCTTGCGCAGCACAAGGCCTGGCAGTCGCTGTTCTTGGGTGATTCTGGACATTGTTGCGTTTCCCCTGAAAAAGATCATGCGACGCGCTGGTCGTCTTGGGTCGCTGCGTTGGCGACGGTTTCGTTGGATTCGTTGTCCACGATCGAGAGCAGGCTTTCCAACAGGCTCTGGGCCTGATGAGCCAGGTTCAGGCTCGGCGCGCTGTCTTGCAGTCGGGCGCGCAAGGCCTGTTCCGGTATGGGCGCTTGTGGAGTGTTTGCAGGTGTTGGCCGGGTGGCTGCATCCTGAGGCCGTTCACCGGCCTCGATCTGGACGGGTGTGCGTTGTTCCTGACCGGAGCGGTCGCGGGTGATCAGCACCAGGTTCAGGCGTTGCGCGGCAGTCAACTGGCGGTTATCGACAATCAGTTTGCCGCTGCGCGGGTCGAATCGAACCCAGCTTGGCAAGGGCAAACCATTACTCATGCGCAGTTGCGGGCTGCTCTGGTTGTTGGCGAGCAACGACAGCGGCAGTTGCACTTCGCTGTTCCCGCTGCTGGCAGCATTGACCTGCATCTGCCAGGTTTCGCCCGGACGTGCCGACTGGCTGGAGGCCAGGGTGTCGCTGAGGATGCTGCTACTGCCGAGCAGTTGCTCGGTGACGCTGCGCTGACTCGATTCCAACCCCGTGGCGTCGGGCAGGACAGTGTTCAGCGTGCTGTTTATCTCTGCTGGCAAGCCGAGCGGGCTGATGCCCGGTGGCAAGGACGTTTCTGTTTGCCGGACTTCATTGAACCCGCTTGGGCGCAGCCCCATCAGCGGCGCGGATTGCGTTGCAACGATAACCGGCTCGGTGACGTTGGTTGTCGGGGTGCTGCTGCCGGTATCCACGTCGGTTGGCGGCGGTGTAATGACGGTACCGCCGTCTGTATCTGGCGGCGTTACTACAGGAGGTGCTACGACTGGCGGTGTCACTACAGGCAGTTCCACGACAGGAGGCGTCACCACTGGCGGCGTTATGACGGGCGTGCTGGTTGCCGTGATTGCGATGGTAAAACTCGCGCTGTTCGAGTCCAGCAGCCCATCGTTGATACTGGCCGCCAGTTGCACCTGCGCAGGCGGTGTGTCGGCGCTGTTGAGGTAGGTCAGGTGTTGCAGCACCGACTGCGCCTGTGCCTGGCTGATATCGCCGGTAAAGGTGATGGTCAGGCGGCCAGCGCTCTGGCTGAACGTGGCGATGGCGGTGTCGTTGAGCAGGATCTGGCTGCCATCGCTGGACAGGGTAAGCGTTGCAGAATCTTGCAGGCCAAAGCGGTCTTCGGCGCTGGCACCGTCCTGGCGCGCCACGGTGAGGGTGGCCCCTTTGTAATTGCCTGTGCCCTCGTTCAATGCATCCAGCTCGGCATCGCTGACAAGCCCGTTAGGCGCGAGCAGTACGGCATCGCCACCCTGAGTGAAGTGCGGGGCGCTGGTCGGGCTGCTCAAGATCACCACATCCGAACCTGACCACTCGCTGCCCAAGGCATACAGGCTGCCATCTGTGGCGCTGACGAGGTTGTTGAAGCCTGTCGATGACGAATAGGCACGAACAAAGGTCAAGGCACCGCTGGTGGCGTCTCGGCTGTACACCAGCAGGCTCGGATCACTGCCTTCGTGGGCAAGATAAAAAGCGCTGCCATCGGCACTGAGGGTTATATCCGCCAGTGAATAGACACTTCTCAGCCCGTCCCTGAGGGTGCTGGTCAGCGTCAGGGTGCCATCGGCGTTGCGGCTGAAAACCCGGATCGAGTTGCTGTTCTTGTCCGAGACATAAAGAAAGTCGCCCGCGCTGGACAGGGCAAGCCCGCCGATCGAACTGAGGTTTTGACCGTTGCCCAGTGCTGTCAGTGAACCCACAAAGCTGAGTGCGCCGGTGGTTGTGTCGCGGCTGAATATAGCGATGCCACTGTCCCAGCTATTGCTGACATAGACCGAGCGGCCGTCGCTGGAAATCACCACGTCCGAGCTTTGGCCAATACCGTCCGACAGATGCCCGGATTGAGTCAGGCCTCCCTGAGCATTGATGGTGAAGGTCGTGATGCCGCTGTTTGAGCTGTCGGCGCTGACGGCATACAACGACCTTCCATCGGCGGACACCACCATTTGCCCAAAATAGTTACTGCTTGTGGCGTTGCTGGCGGCAATGCCCATATAACTGAGCGCCCCGGTGGTGACGTCGCGCTGATACAGGGTGATGGTCGAAAGCGCACCTGTCTCGGAAGTAGCCTCGAAACCGGCCACATACAGAAACCTTCCATCCACCGACAGCGTGACCGAGGATACCCGGTCCATACCTTCCAGGAAGACGTCCCGGTCGCTGAAATACTGGTCGTCGCTGAAGCTGCCTTGCTCGACCAGGCCGTCTGCTGTTCTGGCGTAGATCGTCAGGGTCTTGCCGGCCACGATATAGACGAACTTGCCATCACTGGAAGTGGCCATGGCTGAAGGTGCCGAGTCCACGCTGCCCGGTGTCAGTTGGGTGGGTTGGGTCGGGTCGGTGATGGCGGGTGAGGTCAGCACCGTTCCCGGATTCGGGTTGCTGATGCCGGGTGCGGTATTGGCAGTGACATTCACTGTGGAGGCAATGTTCAGGTCGCTGACGTCAGTTCCGCCATCCAGCGTGCCGCCGCTGTCCTGAATGCTCACCAGCGTTACGGTACGGCTGCCCAGGGTCGGTGCCAGGCTGGCATTGCTGTAACGGATGCCGTCTATCAGGGTTTGCGCCGCTTCAGTGCTGATGCCGCTGACCGGGGTGATAGTCAGCGTGGCCGTGTCTGTCGACAGGCTGACGGTGTAGGTGTAATCGCCGACCGTTTGCGTGCCGTTCACCAGTTCCACAAGGGTGCCATTGATGTTCAGGCGTTCCTGGCTGCCATCGCTCAGGCCGGTTATTTCCAGACGCAACACTATGATGGATTGACCCTGTTCCACCGTGGAAATCTGCGTGTCGCTGAACAGCGCCGTGTTATTGCCAAAACTCAGGGTCGGGTCGAGGGCACTGGCGGTCAACTCTGGCGCGTCGTTGATTTCGGTCACGGTGATGGCAATGGTATGTACGGTCGATGTCAGACCGTCGCCATCGTTGATCGACAGGTTCAGGCTGACCTGGCTGCCTGGATCGCTGTTTTCATTGGCATAGGTAATCTGCTTGAGAACCTGATTGGCATCGGCGGCGCTGACCGGCTGGCTGGCCGTGAAGGTCAGCACCAGTGCGCCGTCTGTCAGGTTGAAGCTGGCAATGACGTTGCCGTCCTTGAGCACTTGCTGGCCATCGGCGGACAGCGTAAAGCCGTTGCCTTCCTGAAAACCGAAGATATCGGCTGCGTTGGCACCTTCGCTGCGCACGATACGGATGCTGGCGTCGCGGTAATCGCCATCGCTGTCCAGTTCGACATCGCTGAAGCCTGTGTCTGCGAGCAGTGAAATCGCTGCCGCTTTTTCGGTGTAGGCCAGGTTTGTCGGTACGTCACTGAGCAGCGGTGCGCTGTTATCGCGCATGGTCACGGTGGAGGTCAGGTTCAGCGCTGTGCTGTCGATGCCGCCATTGGCTGTTGTGCCGTTGTCGCGAATCAGTGTCAGGCCGACCACCCGATCAACGCCGGTGATGGTGGTGCTGTCGTTGTAATAGCCGATGCCGTTTACCAGCGCCTGCGCATTGGTCACGCTGAGGTTGCCGCCACTCAAACCGATACTGGCGGTTGTGCCGCTGACGCTGACCACATAACTCAGGCCACTGCGGGTGGTGCCGGTATTGCCTTGGGTGAGGGTGATGCGTGTGCCGTCAACGACCAGCACTTCGTTGGTACCGTCCTGTATGTCGGTGACGCTCAGGTCCAGGCCGCTGACCGACTGGGCTCTTTCGCCGGTATCGATGACAGTGTCCTGAAACACAGCGACCGGGTTGCCTTGGGCGGAGTATCTGGGATCGGTGGCGGTGGTGGTCAGAGTGGGGGCGTTGTTGATGTCCACCAGACGCACTTCCACGTTCAGTGAGGTGCTGGCGCCCTGGCCGTTGTCGAACGCCATTACCATGACCGCCAGGCTTCCGGCATCCGAACTGGTGTTGCTGTAGCCGACCTGCTGGAGTACCTGATTGGCCAGCGCGGTGCTGACCTGGCCGGTAAAGGTGATGCTCAGGCTGGAGCCATTGACTGTCAGGTTGGCGATGGCCGTGCCGCCGTTCAGGATTTGCGAACCGTCACTGCTCAAGGTCAGGCTGCCGGTGGGGATAAAGCTCAAGGTGTCTTCGGCGTTGTCACCGCGTTGCGGCGTGACGCTGAAGCTTGCGCCGTTATAGTCACCATTACCGTTGTCGAGGGCGTCCAGGGTTGAGTCGCTGACCACTGCATCGCTCAGCTTTTGTGCGGTCGTGCCTTCCAGGTAGCGGGTGCTGGCTTCTTGCAGAACGCTGATGCCCGAGCCCGTGACAATCACGCCGCCATCGGCGCTGACCTGAATCGCGCTGGCGTCGCTCTGGCCACCGGCTGTGCTATTGAGCAGCACCAGACCTGACGTCGTGGCGCTGTAGCGATTGATGGTGCCGTCGCTGAGAGTGGCATAAAGCGTACTGCCGTTACTGCTCAGGGCCGTTGAAGTGATATTGGCCTGGCTTATCGAGTTCTGGACGACAAAGGACTGGCCTTCGACCCGGAACGTGACAATGCCTTCAGAGGTGGTTACGTAGAGGTTCTGGCCATCGGGCGAGACATTGATCTGGCTCGGCGCCTTGAGCGAAACCGTCGTGCCGGCGCTGTCCTGCTGACCATCGCGAATGTAGAACGGCGAGCCCAGGTTGCCATCGGCATCGCGTTGATAGGCGATCAGGGTATGGGGTGGGGAGAAGGTCTGGGTTGTTACGAATACGTAATCTCCCCGGCTCTCCATGGCCGATATGGCGAACATGTAAGGTGGGCTCCATGACGTGTTCTCGACCAGATTCAGTCGCGTCAGACTGCCGCTGGCGGTATCACGGCTGAAGACATAGATCCCTTCGTTGCCGCTATCGACGGCATATACCGACTTACCGTCGTCCGAGATTTCCAGTGTTTCTATCGTGAGGATGTAATGGCTTTCAAGGAAGACAAGGCTTCCTGTGGCTGGATCGCGGTTGAATACGGCAAGCGTGTCCGAATAGGACCTGCCGTTTGCACCGCTCATAAGGAGCGTTTCGCCATCCGGGCTGATCTTCAGATCAATGATTAAAGTCAGCTGAGTGTCGCTGGCCGTCAGGGTGTTGCTTAGCGTCAACGCGCCAGTCTCGGTGTCACGGCTGAAGATCGCCAGCTCACCTGTACTGCTGGCTGCGTACAGGGTCTTGCCATCACTGGACAGTTCGGTTTGCGCAATATTGCTCAGGCCGCTGATCGTGTTCAGGGTTTCCAGGCTTGTCAGAGCGTCCAGACTCAGGTGGGCACCGTTATCGGTCGCCAGCGCTGTGGTGCGCTGGCTTGTGGTGGCGTTTTCCTGATCATTGCCTGAAGTGCTGCTGTTCTCATGAGCAATGCTGGTCGTGGAGTTGTCTGCCGTTTTATCTGCTGCCGGACTGGCGCTCTGGGTTTCGCTTGCAGCAGCGACTTCCGTCGCCGTGGCGACCGCCGCTGCATCGAACATCATCCGGGGTTCGAGCGCCAGATAGAGTCGCTGGAGGCGGGGACGGGCAGGGGAACGCTCAGTCATTGGGACAGTCCTTTGGGGCGTAGACGGAAATAGGGAGGCGCATCATTCAACCAGCAGCACGCGATTGGCCTGGCTCTTGAGTTCATTGGCGATGCTGTCGAAAGCGGCCTTCAGATCACCGGGGGTGTCCGATGAGTTGCCTTCGATGACATGCAGGCGTTGGCCGCCGCCGGTGCAGGGATTCAGCCAGTCGGCAGGTGTCACGTAGTGGCCGCCGGGGCTGTTGATGTCTGTGGTATTGCGAACCACGGCGTAGAAAACGATTCCGTTGTCGCTGAAGGATTGGCAGGTGTCGA encodes:
- a CDS encoding efflux RND transporter periplasmic adaptor subunit, which encodes MIQAQSRSMEHLTLLVQLEQQVRAAESLQALGFILLNDSHSLLEYRQAILWRCDTQTVQGFSGLAVVEQQAPMVTWLNRQCRRWEQTDNARHIHELTASTVATEDQPQWSEYCAQRLIWLPLQKAGGPLLGALLLSRDVPLRDTERLLAPLLLDCYGHAWSSLLRHRPQRQPLRRRKRLWWAAGLAVAALLMLPVRQSVLAPAEIVARDPAVLRAPLAAVVDRILVQPNQRVTAGQPLVQLDTREQSNHLESARQAYAVADAELRQAQQQALFDERSKATLATLQGRREQARNDVEFYTANLNRLRIEAPRDGIAIFDDPSDWIGRPVNLGERIMLIAEPQDADLEIQLPVADAIALQAQTPVKLFLNTDPTAPLDATLQRIGYRASVNPDGVMAYRLKGTFDTQDPRIRIGLKGSAKLYAEPTVLFYYLLRRPLAALRIHVGL
- a CDS encoding efflux RND transporter periplasmic adaptor subunit; this translates as MHAEPASIRQHSRVWLAILISVAANMAHAADTQPVLRVQLSAIAQTTLSSEVAGKITELSIKEGERFKKGDRLVAFDCSVYQAQLNRTAAVQEGARKKLEVANRLDKLNSISVADVTQAQAAMAVARAESGINQAILGRCAITAPFSGRVAARKAQRWEYVAEGKELLSIYDDSAYELELIVPSNWLRWLKPGQNFSVHLDESGKDYPAQISRIGAIIDPVSQSVKVFGRITQSDESLLPGMSGVAKLTAPGES
- a CDS encoding TolC family protein; the protein is MSRITQEQRLPGLVLRKTVLCLTIGCIIAGLSACAVKPEPVSLDQQLAQASADRSKMFDRQEPLSRPVSLNEAMARAVKYNLQQRLGLMEQAMEEGLLDTQNLSMLPQLAARAGWRGRDNVAGSSSESVRTRTQSLEPSTSSDRSGHTADLQLSWNVLDFGISYFGAKVQANKSLAAEERRRRVIADIIQQVRTAYWDAATAQRLKPQVQSTLVQARAALDQARVTERERLLTPIDSLRYQKSLVEMIRQLEVLDGELALAKARLAGLMNIPPASQYTLAVPDDASMTAPAVAYSLDDLETLAMTQRPEIREETYQARNAVLETRMAMLKLLPGVNLFAGLNRDSNSYLVNEQWADAGMQISWNLMSVLSYSSIKKTGENREAVAELRRQAVRMAVLTQVNVAWQQYQRAHQLFERSNELQRLQDGILAQSESAYSSQAQSLLEKVRIETETVLAKRTRDRSFAELQATYGAIQQAAGLDPLPQRLAGESIAELTQAIARNAVDLASGQVHIPRFETPLNTAAQSRPAPVSPVAIAPIARVDMFDSLGSLQGVELKEQGSTTNAR
- a CDS encoding beta-propeller fold lactonase family protein — encoded protein: MTERSPARPRLQRLYLALEPRMMFDAAAVATATEVAAASETQSASPAADKTADNSTTSIAHENSSTSGNDQENATTSQRTTALATDNGAHLSLDALTSLETLNTISGLSNIAQTELSSDGKTLYAASSTGELAIFSRDTETGALTLSNTLTASDTQLTLIIDLKISPDGETLLMSGANGRSYSDTLAVFNRDPATGSLVFLESHYILTIETLEISDDGKSVYAVDSGNEGIYVFSRDTASGSLTRLNLVENTSWSPPYMFAISAMESRGDYVFVTTQTFSPPHTLIAYQRDADGNLGSPFYIRDGQQDSAGTTVSLKAPSQINVSPDGQNLYVTTSEGIVTFRVEGQSFVVQNSISQANITSTALSSNGSTLYATLSDGTINRYSATTSGLVLLNSTAGGQSDASAIQVSADGGVIVTGSGISVLQEASTRYLEGTTAQKLSDAVVSDSTLDALDNGNGDYNGASFSVTPQRGDNAEDTLSFIPTGSLTLSSDGSQILNGGTAIANLTVNGSSLSITFTGQVSTALANQVLQQVGYSNTSSDAGSLAVMVMAFDNGQGASTSLNVEVRLVDINNAPTLTTTATDPRYSAQGNPVAVFQDTVIDTGERAQSVSGLDLSVTDIQDGTNEVLVVDGTRITLTQGNTGTTRSGLSYVVSVSGTTASIGLSGGNLSVTNAQALVNGIGYYNDSTTITGVDRVVGLTLIRDNGTTANGGIDSTALNLTSTVTMRDNSAPLLSDVPTNLAYTEKAAAISLLADTGFSDVELDSDGDYRDASIRIVRSEGANAADIFGFQEGNGFTLSADGQQVLKDGNVIASFNLTDGALVLTFTASQPVSAADANQVLKQITYANENSDPGSQVSLNLSINDGDGLTSTVHTIAITVTEINDAPELTASALDPTLSFGNNTALFSDTQISTVEQGQSIIVLRLEITGLSDGSQERLNINGTLVELVNGTQTVGDYTYTVSLSTDTATLTITPVSGISTEAAQTLIDGIRYSNASLAPTLGSRTVTLVSIQDSGGTLDGGTDVSDLNIASTVNVTANTAPGISNPNPGTVLTSPAITDPTQPTQLTPGSVDSAPSAMATSSDGKFVYIVAGKTLTIYARTADGLVEQGSFSDDQYFSDRDVFLEGMDRVSSVTLSVDGRFLYVAGFEATSETGALSTITLYQRDVTTGALSYMGIAASNATSSNYFGQMVVSADGRSLYAVSADSSNSGITTFTINAQGGLTQSGHLSDGIGQSSDVVISSDGRSVYVSNSWDSGIAIFSRDTTTGALSFVGSLTALGNGQNLSSIGGLALSSAGDFLYVSDKNSNSIRVFSRNADGTLTLTSTLRDGLRSVYSLADITLSADGSAFYLAHEGSDPSLLVYSRDATSGALTFVRAYSSSTGFNNLVSATDGSLYALGSEWSGSDVVILSSPTSAPHFTQGGDAVLLAPNGLVSDAELDALNEGTGNYKGATLTVARQDGASAEDRFGLQDSATLTLSSDGSQILLNDTAIATFSQSAGRLTITFTGDISQAQAQSVLQHLTYLNSADTPPAQVQLAASINDGLLDSNSASFTIAITATSTPVITPPVVTPPVVELPVVTPPVVAPPVVTPPDTDGGTVITPPPTDVDTGSSTPTTNVTEPVIVATQSAPLMGLRPSGFNEVRQTETSLPPGISPLGLPAEINSTLNTVLPDATGLESSQRSVTEQLLGSSSILSDTLASSQSARPGETWQMQVNAASSGNSEVQLPLSLLANNQSSPQLRMSNGLPLPSWVRFDPRSGKLIVDNRQLTAAQRLNLVLITRDRSGQEQRTPVQIEAGERPQDAATRPTPANTPQAPIPEQALRARLQDSAPSLNLAHQAQSLLESLLSIVDNESNETVANAATQDDQRVA